The genomic segment CTGATGTTCAGCCACACCGAGATCGACCCCGCCCACGAGGGCAAGGGCCTGGGCTCGCGGCTGGTGCGCGGTGCCCTGGACGACGCCCGCGCCCAGGGCCGGGAGGTCGTGCCCATGTGCCCTTTCGTGGCGTCGTACATCCGCGAGCACCGCGAGTACGTGGACCTCGTGCAGCCGGGGCAGCGCGGGGTGTTCGGGCTGTAATTGACAGGACGGGAAGCCCCCTCGCCCGAGCGACGAGAGGTCTTCTTCTGTTCCCAGTTCCTACGTGGTTTCAGGCTTGACCGTCGGGCCGCCCTCGTTCAGGTCGGCCTCGGCCCGCTGCTTGATGGGGTTGCGCTCGGTGACCCTCGTCTCGGCTTCCGAGCCGGGCACGGTGGGGGCACCCGGCACCGGGGCGGGGAGCAGGCGGCCCCCGAGGGCCAGCAGGTCGGCGGTGAGCTGCGGGGCGAGGGCCTGGGCATAGCGCAGCAGCAGGGCGGGACCGCCCACCATCGTCTCGGCGTCGCCGCGCACCAGGGCGTCCACGATGCGGCGGGCGGCCTCGGCGGCGTCGAGCGAGAGGACCGGGGCGTTGTCCACGGTGGCGAAGAGGGCGTATTCCTTCTCGGCCTGCCCGGTGACTCCGGCGTGGCGGGGGCTGCCGGTCCGCATCAGGCCGGGGCAGACGGTGGTGACGCCCACCCCCTCCCGCGCGAGTTCGGAGCGCAGGGCCTGCCCCAGCCCTGCCACCGCAAACTTGCTCACCGAGTACGGCGCGAGGTGCGGCACGCCGACCTTGGCCCCCACCGACGCCACGATCAGCACCCGCCCGCCCCGCGCCCGCAGGAAGGGCAGCGCGGCCCGCGTCAGCCGCAGCGGGGCCAGGGTGTTGACCTCCAGCGACTCGCGGAAATGCTCCTCGGTCATGTTCTCCAGCGGCCCCACCGTGATGATTCCGGCGTTGTTCACGACCACGTCGAGGCGGCCGTGCTGCCGGTTGGCCTCCTCGACCGCGCGGCGCACGTCGGCGTCCACCGTCACGTCGCCGGTCACGGTGTGGACGGTGGCCCCCCGCCCCCGCAGGTCGGCGGCGGCGCGGTCGAGGTCGGCGGCGGTGCGGGCAAGCAGGGTCAGGCGGGCGCCCCGCGCGGCGAACTCACGGGCCAGGGCCAGTCCCAGACCACGCGAGCCTCCACTGATCAGGACACTGCGGCCCCGCAGGTCGAAGGGCGCATTCAGCAGGCGGCGGGCGCTCAGCAGCCCCACCCCGGCAGCCAGCAGCAGACGCTTGGGCACTCTCATACCCCCGAGTGTGCCCCTCCCCCGCCCGCGAACTCCCTAGAGTGAAGGCATGAATAACCCGCCTGCCCCCTCTCTCTTCGAGCGCATCATCGCCCGCGAGCTGCCCGCCGACGTCGTGTACGAGGACGACCGCTTTGTCGCCATCCGTGACATCGCGCCCAAGGCCCCCATCCACCTGCTGGTGATTCCGAAAAAGGTCACCACCCGCGTGGACGAGATCACCGACCCCGCCGAGATGGGCGAGCTGTGGCTGACCGCCGTGCGGGTGGCGCAGCAGCACGCAGCCGACTTCCGGCTGGTCGTGAACTGTGGGGCCGGGGCCGGGCAGATGGTCTTCCACACCCACGTCCACATCCTGGCCGGATGGGACGGGGCACCGGGGAGCGACGTGCTGTGATTCTGCAACCCTTTCAGGCCATCCTCTTCGACCTTGACGGGGTGCTGGTCGACAGCGAGGAGCTGGCGAACGGGGTGTGGGTGGAGCTGCTCGCCCAGCACGGGCTGACGCTCGACCGCGCCCGGTTCATGAGCCGGGCCGTGGGCAGCACCCACGCGGCCCTCTTCGACTGGCTGCGGTTGGAATACGGCTGGGAGCGGCCGGAGGGCTTCCTCCCCGACCTCGACGCGCGGCTGGCGCGGGCCTTTCACGCGACCCCCGCCATCGAGGGCGCGGCCGACACGCTGGTGGCCCTGCGGCGGGCGGGACTCCCCTTCGCGGTGGCGAGCAACAGTCTCCGCGCCCGGCTGCACCTCAAGCTGGAGGCAGCGGGGCTGGCCCTGCTGGTGGGCGAGCACGCCTACGACCCCGCGCATGTGGGAGGCCGGGGCAAGCCGCAGCCGGACCTGTACGCCTACGCCGCCGAGCGCTTAGGCGTCTCCCCCGCCCGCTGCCTCGTCGTGGAGGACAGCGTGACGGGCGTGCTGGCAGGAGTCAGTGCCGGGGCGACCGTGTGGGGCCTCCTCGCGGGCGGGCACGTTCACCCCGACAGTGCGGCGGCGCTGCGGGAGGCCGGAGCGGTGCGCGTGCTGAACGACCACGCGGAGTTGCGGGCGGCGCTGGGGCTGACGGTGGTGGCGTAGAGCGAGGGGAGGACGGCCCACCGCCTCTACGCCATCGGCAGCTCGATCATGCCGCCCTCTTCCCTACGCCCCTCCATGCGGGCGGTCACGGCGAGGCCGGTCGGCGTCTGGGCGAGGCCGCCTTCGGCCGTCTCACGCAACTCGGCGGGCATCAGGCGGCCCACCGAGGCCATCGCGCCCACCACCTCGTCGGGCGGGATGAAGGATTCCAGCTGCGCGAGGGCGAGTTGCGCCGCGCTCACCGCGTGGACGGCAAAGAAAGCGTTGCGGCTCACGCAGGGCACCTCCACGTAGCCGCCCACCGGGTCGCACACCAAACCGATGGTGTTCATCAGGGCGAGGCTGGCGGCGTGAACGGCGGCGCGGGGGGTGCCCCCCAGCAGTTCCACGACGGCGGCGGCGGCCATCGCGGCGCTCGACCCGATCTCGGCCTGGCACCCGCCCGCCGCGCCCGAGATGAACATGCGCTTGCTGATCGCCTTGCCCACCCCGGCGGCGAGAATCATGGGGTCCACCAGCCGCTCGTCGGGGAGGCCGAGGTGGTCGGCCACCCCGAGCAAGGCCCCCGGAATGGTCCCGGCACTGCCCGCCGTCGGCGCGGCGACGATGCGGCCCATGCGGGCGTTTTCCTCGTTCACGGCCATCGCGTAGGCCTGCACCCGCTTCAGCAGCGGGGCGTTGAGCGCGTCGGGCGCGTCCCACAGGCCCTTGGCGTTCCAGCCCACCATCCCGGTGATGCTCTTCGCGTCCGAAGCCAGGCCGCGCTCCACCGACGCCCGCATCTCCCCGATGCGGCGGCGCATCTCGGCGCGGATGTCGGCGGGGTCCAGGCCCGTCTCGGCGCAGTCCTGCGCGAGGACCCACGCGGAGGCGGGGGCCGGGGCATTCATCAGGTCGTGCAGGGTGGTCATGGGGGGAGCCTCCTCCAGAGGGGTCTAAGGGTCGGAGAGTCGAAGGGTCTGAGGGAACTGGGCGCCGAGCTTCTTAGACCCTTCGACCTTTTGACCCTGAGACGGCGGCGAGAGCCGCCTAGCCGTCCATCAATTTGGGCAGCAGGCGCACCCAGTCGGCATCAGGCCAGCGGCCGAAAAAGGCCAGGGCCTCGGGGCTGAGGGGCGCGTCGAGTTCGATGGCGACGAGGGCCTGTCCGCCCCGCGCGGCGCGGGTGCAGGTCAGGGTGGCGATATTGACCCCGTCGGCAGCGACCGTAGCCGCGATGCGGGCGATCATGCCCACCGCGTCGGTGTAGCGCAGCAGCAGGGTGGGAGCCGCCCCGCTGAAGTTCACGCCGAGGCCCTGCACGTGGGTCACCAGAATGACGCCGCCGCCCGTGGAGCTGCCCTGCACGGTGACGCGTCCGCTGTCGCCCTGCACCTCGATCTGCGCGGTGTTGGGGTGCACGTCCCCGAGGTCCACGTCGCGGAACTCGACGGTCAGCCCCGCGGCCTCCGCCTCCTCGAAAGCGCGGGGCAGGCGAGGATCGTCCGGGGCGTAGCCCAGCAGCCCCGCCACCAGCGCGAGGTGCGTGCCGTGGCCCCGGCCCGTCTTGGCGAAGCTCGCGTGCAGGCCGATCACGGCCCGGCGCGGGGCCTCACCCAGCAGGTGGTGGGCCACCAGCCCCAGGCGGCAGGCCCCCGCCGTGTGGCTGCTGCTCGGCCCGATCATCACGGGGCCGATCATGTCGAGAAGGGACATGGGGGAAGTATAGGCAACCCCCATGAGGGGCGTCCGGGGCGGGGGGACGCGGAAAACGGCGAAGGGCCGCCGCTGCAACTCAAGCGGCGGCCCTCGCGGTCGGCTTTACTGGTCTTCGCTGCCGTCCGTCAGCTCCGAGAGGTTCTCTCGCAGCTCCTCCAGCTTGCCTTGCCCGGCCCCTTCCGAGAGGCCGTTGGCGTCCATGTTGCCGGTCGCGCCCTGCATGGCTTCCTCGACGATCTCGGTCTGGTTGGTCGCGTAAGTGTGGCCCTGGTCCTGGGTGGGGTCCGTGGTGGTGCGGTCGTCGGTCATGCCCCAGGGTGGGCCGGGCGGGGGCGGGGGCGGATGTGGAGGACGCGGCGACGAATCTTAATCCAGCGCCGAGAGCAGCGCCCGACCACTCGTTCCCGGCTGCCCCAGCGCGGCGCGGGCAAGGGGAAGGCGAACCCGGTTCGGCGCGTGGGCGAAGAGCCGGAGCATGGTGCGGGCCAGTGCCCCCGCATCCGTGCGCGGCGCGAGAAAGCCGTGCCACTGGTCGGCGGGCAGGCGGAAAAAGGCGGAGAAGAAGGCGGGGAGTGCGTCCCCCGGCAGGGCCAGCAACGCGTCCACCCCCAGCAGGGCGACCTCGCGGGCGGCGCGGCGCTCCTGGGGCCACAGGGCCTCCCACCCGGCGCGGGTAGCGGCAGCGGGGCCACAGGCGGCCAGCGTTTCCGCGACCGCCCCCGCCACCACGGGCGCGTCGGCCAGCGCCCCGGCCACCTGAAAGCCGCTCACCGGATGCACCAGCCCCGCCGCCGACCCGAAGGCCAGCCAGGGACCGGGCCGGGGGGCCGCCGTGTTCAT from the Deinococcus sp. NW-56 genome contains:
- a CDS encoding GNAT family N-acetyltransferase — protein: MTSEPQVVNNEAENRYELREGDEVLGFAEYRPAGQALMFSHTEIDPAHEGKGLGSRLVRGALDDARAQGREVVPMCPFVASYIREHREYVDLVQPGQRGVFGL
- a CDS encoding SDR family oxidoreductase, whose translation is MRVPKRLLLAAGVGLLSARRLLNAPFDLRGRSVLISGGSRGLGLALAREFAARGARLTLLARTAADLDRAAADLRGRGATVHTVTGDVTVDADVRRAVEEANRQHGRLDVVVNNAGIITVGPLENMTEEHFRESLEVNTLAPLRLTRAALPFLRARGGRVLIVASVGAKVGVPHLAPYSVSKFAVAGLGQALRSELAREGVGVTTVCPGLMRTGSPRHAGVTGQAEKEYALFATVDNAPVLSLDAAEAARRIVDALVRGDAETMVGGPALLLRYAQALAPQLTADLLALGGRLLPAPVPGAPTVPGSEAETRVTERNPIKQRAEADLNEGGPTVKPETT
- a CDS encoding histidine triad nucleotide-binding protein → MNNPPAPSLFERIIARELPADVVYEDDRFVAIRDIAPKAPIHLLVIPKKVTTRVDEITDPAEMGELWLTAVRVAQQHAADFRLVVNCGAGAGQMVFHTHVHILAGWDGAPGSDVL
- a CDS encoding HAD family phosphatase, whose protein sequence is MILQPFQAILFDLDGVLVDSEELANGVWVELLAQHGLTLDRARFMSRAVGSTHAALFDWLRLEYGWERPEGFLPDLDARLARAFHATPAIEGAADTLVALRRAGLPFAVASNSLRARLHLKLEAAGLALLVGEHAYDPAHVGGRGKPQPDLYAYAAERLGVSPARCLVVEDSVTGVLAGVSAGATVWGLLAGGHVHPDSAAALREAGAVRVLNDHAELRAALGLTVVA
- the sdaAA gene encoding L-serine ammonia-lyase, iron-sulfur-dependent, subunit alpha, producing the protein MTTLHDLMNAPAPASAWVLAQDCAETGLDPADIRAEMRRRIGEMRASVERGLASDAKSITGMVGWNAKGLWDAPDALNAPLLKRVQAYAMAVNEENARMGRIVAAPTAGSAGTIPGALLGVADHLGLPDERLVDPMILAAGVGKAISKRMFISGAAGGCQAEIGSSAAMAAAAVVELLGGTPRAAVHAASLALMNTIGLVCDPVGGYVEVPCVSRNAFFAVHAVSAAQLALAQLESFIPPDEVVGAMASVGRLMPAELRETAEGGLAQTPTGLAVTARMEGRREEGGMIELPMA
- the sdaAB gene encoding L-serine ammonia-lyase, iron-sulfur-dependent subunit beta, with product MSLLDMIGPVMIGPSSSHTAGACRLGLVAHHLLGEAPRRAVIGLHASFAKTGRGHGTHLALVAGLLGYAPDDPRLPRAFEEAEAAGLTVEFRDVDLGDVHPNTAQIEVQGDSGRVTVQGSSTGGGVILVTHVQGLGVNFSGAAPTLLLRYTDAVGMIARIAATVAADGVNIATLTCTRAARGGQALVAIELDAPLSPEALAFFGRWPDADWVRLLPKLMDG